The genomic region GCCTGGGAGTTCGTGGTGAACTTCAACTGGAAGTTCCCGGGGGTGACGAGCGTGTGGGCGCTCTTCATCTACGGCACGTCCATCCTCATCGTGGAGCGCATGTACCTGCGCCTGCGCGGCCGCTGCCCGCTGCTGGTGCGCTGCCTCATCTACACGCTCTGGACATACCTGTGGGAGTTCACCACCGGCTTCATCCTGCGCCAGTTCAACGCCTGCCCCTGGGACTACTCCCAGTTCGACTTTGACTTCATGGGCCTCATCACCCTGGAGTACGCCGTGCCCTGGTTCTGCGGGGCCCTCATCGTGGAGCAGTTCATCATCCGCAACACCCTCCGCCTCCGCTTCGACAAGGACGCCGAGCCCGGGGAGCCCAGCGGCGCCCTGGCCCTGGCCAATGGCCACGTCAAGACTGActgagttggggggtgggggcggggagctgcTGGGATGGGGGCCCCCGGGGGCTCTCATGGACCCTGTGGACAAGGGTACCAAGCTGGCGGGGTTGCCCCTTCGGTACAGCACAAGCCCCGCCCCATGGGGGGCACACGGAGCACCCCAGGACCGTCCGCTGTGGGCGGGGTTGGAGGCGTGGTCAGGTGTTGGGGGCGACAGAGGGACTTGGGGTGGAGTGCGTGGATCTCAGCCCAGCTCAGGGGCTGGAGGCGGGAGGCCTGTGGTTATGCAGCGACTGGACTATGTGGGTGACTTTGGAAGCAGCAGGCCCTGTCCTGGCTAAGGTAGTCTAAGAAGGGGACAGAAGGTGGGGGGCAAGGCCTGCAGGGGCTGTGGGCGGCTGCAGCCGCCGCTGGCTCCCTCCCTCTCACCTAGTTTAGTTGGGCTTGGGCTGGTTCCATTAGGCAATATTCAGGTGCTTGCTTGCAACCAATACCTCCCCCCAAGGCCTGTTGAGCTGCAGCCTAAGAAGAGACTGGGCAGCTAGGAGGCTGCTGGGCAGGAGTGCTGGTCTGCAAGGGCTGGGAGGCCTTCCCTTGGCTCCTCTACCCTCCCCCAGGGCCCCACGCTGCTCCCTTGGCCTTCTGGGGCTCCCCCCTGGTGCTGGATTCCCACCAACCTTAGGCTTTGGGAGGTTTCAATCCCTGTGTGTTCGGTGGCGTTTCccccttttct from Dama dama isolate Ldn47 chromosome 12, ASM3311817v1, whole genome shotgun sequence harbors:
- the TMEM229B gene encoding transmembrane protein 229B, which encodes MASAEPLTALSRWYLYAIHGYFCEVMFTAAWEFVVNFNWKFPGVTSVWALFIYGTSILIVERMYLRLRGRCPLLVRCLIYTLWTYLWEFTTGFILRQFNACPWDYSQFDFDFMGLITLEYAVPWFCGALIVEQFIIRNTLRLRFDKDAEPGEPSGALALANGHVKTD